In Burkholderia sp. WP9, a genomic segment contains:
- a CDS encoding type VI secretion system amidase effector protein Tae4, with protein sequence MPNKTTEVETNSTPNSIKEVQLKALTFQELWDHYPSGDPYDNPAYRDQCAIRMSVTFHRVGVEMKSFSQRWVKPLSGQSSIGRIMLDGKATATRADELGKWLQLRPFAGLPKAEDMTGADWESKVKGRTGIIQFSRYWTREGESVGTASGGHIDLWNGSRLTISGFFDGVATIGRYVGIQSFRQGATVASEVSYSDLRGSKSILFWEIK encoded by the coding sequence ATGCCGAATAAAACGACCGAGGTAGAAACCAATTCGACGCCGAATTCGATCAAGGAAGTGCAACTGAAGGCACTGACTTTTCAGGAGTTGTGGGATCACTATCCATCGGGCGATCCCTACGATAATCCAGCTTATCGCGACCAATGCGCTATTCGGATGAGTGTGACATTCCACCGGGTCGGCGTCGAAATGAAGTCATTTTCACAGAGATGGGTTAAACCGCTCTCGGGTCAATCGTCCATTGGGCGGATCATGCTTGATGGCAAAGCTACCGCGACGCGAGCCGACGAATTGGGCAAGTGGTTGCAGCTGCGTCCGTTTGCAGGGCTCCCGAAGGCGGAAGATATGACGGGCGCAGATTGGGAATCAAAGGTCAAGGGCCGCACCGGCATCATTCAGTTTTCGCGCTATTGGACGCGCGAAGGCGAAAGCGTAGGCACTGCAAGCGGTGGGCACATTGATCTTTGGAACGGTTCACGACTGACGATCAGCGGCTTCTTTGACGGCGTAGCGACTATTGGGCGTTACGTGGGTATCCAGTCATTTCGGCAGGGTGCAACCGTAGCTTCCGAGGTGAGTTACTCCGACCTGCGTGGCTCAAAATCGATCCTGTTCTGGGAGATCAAGTGA
- the flgL gene encoding flagellar hook-associated protein FlgL yields MRISSTQYFNMNVATMSDQQAQLSQLYAEISSGVSLSTPSDNPLGAAQAVQLSSTATTLSQYTTNQGTALASLQQEDTTLGSVNTVLQTIHTLVLRAGDGSLNDGDRGSIATQLQSLRSQLMTLANSTDPQGNYLFAGYQSSAQPYTTNSAGVVTYSGDTGTPGVQITDSHVVQTGDNGISIFGSVAPIGTNSVPAATTGNTGTGVISSVSLNNPTDPTNADKYSINFSSATTYTVSQTDPATGAVTTSAPQAFTAGSAITLGGQSVSITGAPNAGDSFTVTPATQGSMDVFANLSQLITTLQTPVSGGASTASFQSALTTSMAQLENTMNNVVTAQAAVGGREQEVQALQTVTQTNTLQTSSNLADLTQTDMVKTIGKYTMTQAALQAAQQAFAKIQNISLFQYLS; encoded by the coding sequence ATGCGCATCTCCAGCACGCAGTACTTCAACATGAACGTCGCGACGATGAGCGATCAGCAAGCTCAACTGTCGCAGTTGTACGCCGAGATCTCGAGCGGTGTGAGCCTCTCCACTCCGTCGGACAATCCGCTCGGCGCGGCACAGGCGGTGCAGTTGAGCTCGACGGCGACGACCCTGTCGCAATACACGACCAACCAGGGCACCGCGCTGGCGTCGCTCCAGCAGGAAGACACCACGCTCGGCAGCGTCAACACCGTGCTGCAAACCATTCATACGCTGGTGCTGCGCGCCGGCGACGGTTCGCTGAACGACGGCGACCGCGGCTCGATCGCGACGCAGCTGCAAAGCTTGCGCAGCCAGCTGATGACGCTCGCCAATTCGACCGATCCGCAAGGCAACTACCTGTTCGCCGGTTATCAAAGCAGCGCGCAGCCGTACACCACGAACTCGGCCGGCGTCGTGACCTATTCCGGCGACACGGGCACGCCCGGCGTGCAGATTACCGACTCGCACGTCGTGCAGACCGGCGACAACGGCATTTCGATCTTCGGCAGCGTGGCGCCGATCGGCACCAATTCCGTGCCGGCCGCGACGACGGGTAACACCGGTACGGGCGTGATCAGCTCCGTGAGCCTGAACAACCCGACCGATCCGACCAATGCGGACAAGTACTCGATCAATTTTTCGTCGGCGACCACCTACACCGTGAGCCAGACCGATCCGGCTACCGGCGCGGTGACCACGAGTGCGCCGCAGGCGTTTACCGCCGGTTCGGCCATCACGCTCGGCGGCCAGTCGGTGTCGATTACCGGTGCGCCGAACGCGGGCGACAGTTTCACGGTGACGCCGGCCACGCAAGGCAGCATGGACGTGTTCGCCAATCTGAGCCAGTTGATCACCACGTTGCAAACGCCGGTGTCGGGCGGCGCCTCGACGGCCAGCTTCCAGAGCGCGTTGACTACCAGCATGGCCCAGCTCGAGAACACGATGAACAACGTCGTGACGGCGCAAGCGGCGGTGGGTGGTCGCGAGCAGGAAGTGCAGGCGTTGCAGACGGTCACGCAGACCAACACGCTGCAGACCTCCAGCAACCTGGCGGATCTGACGCAGACCGACATGGTCAAGACGATCGGCAAATACACGATGACGCAGGCTGCGCTGCAAGCGGCGCAACAGGCGTTCGCGAAGATTCAGAACATCTCGCTGTTCCAGTACCTGAGCTGA